In one window of Leptospira sp. WS92.C1 DNA:
- a CDS encoding efflux RND transporter periplasmic adaptor subunit, with protein sequence MKLLNLIFQTLLSLLKLKLVRITLVLLIVFLLYKNVISPDPKGFLKEKNKGFTISSIFNWFKRGKNQSVDLDSILVRAITARPEKIRPTIQTLGSIDFLDKVDIVSKTAGNILEIYAKEGEKVRKGEILLKIDTLQLELEKRKNISALQSSISGLRLSEEKYLKARDSIEIRMLDIEKRKTQTKEARAELAKMKATFAGKQTLYQAGGISKEEIESAQTALIASEAKFRISQKDFEMGMVGFRPEDLTAKNIPIPEDPKEKLKSYIHINTLIEKAEVEVAKSQVESARAALESTEELIRAATIRSPADGVVAYINKHAGEYVNPGAVNSPDQAIMVLVNISKVYAKFNVRENDMISIHKNMPIEFTADVYPDKKFSGKIGIINPIVDPKTHTMEIKALIKNEGKLLTPGMFVRGNIFTEESKFLLLIPTEALLAKENESAWIFTLNNGLALRSKVKTGKQYEDKTEIVEGLEPGTIVAIEKLTQLKDGMKISPQLENGLELK encoded by the coding sequence ATGAAACTACTCAATCTTATTTTTCAAACGTTGCTAAGTCTTTTAAAGTTGAAACTCGTTCGAATCACTCTCGTATTATTGATTGTTTTTCTATTGTATAAAAACGTAATCTCCCCGGATCCCAAAGGATTCCTAAAGGAAAAAAACAAAGGGTTTACGATCTCTTCGATTTTCAATTGGTTCAAAAGAGGAAAAAATCAATCCGTCGATTTGGATTCCATCCTGGTCCGTGCGATCACGGCACGACCCGAAAAAATCAGACCGACCATTCAAACCTTAGGCTCCATAGACTTTTTGGACAAAGTGGATATCGTTTCCAAAACCGCGGGAAACATATTAGAAATTTATGCGAAAGAGGGAGAAAAGGTTCGAAAAGGAGAGATCCTTTTAAAGATCGATACTCTACAACTCGAGCTGGAAAAAAGAAAGAATATTTCCGCATTACAAAGTTCGATTTCCGGTCTTCGATTGAGCGAAGAAAAATATCTGAAAGCAAGAGATTCGATAGAAATCAGAATGTTGGATATCGAGAAAAGAAAAACGCAAACCAAGGAAGCAAGAGCCGAATTGGCGAAAATGAAAGCCACCTTTGCGGGAAAACAAACCCTCTATCAAGCAGGCGGTATCAGTAAAGAGGAAATTGAAAGTGCACAAACGGCTCTGATCGCATCCGAGGCGAAATTTAGAATCAGTCAAAAAGATTTCGAGATGGGAATGGTCGGCTTTCGTCCGGAAGATTTAACCGCTAAAAACATTCCGATCCCGGAAGATCCGAAGGAAAAATTAAAATCATACATTCACATCAATACCCTGATCGAAAAAGCGGAAGTGGAAGTCGCAAAATCACAGGTCGAATCCGCCCGCGCCGCATTGGAATCGACGGAAGAATTGATTCGGGCGGCGACGATCCGTTCTCCCGCGGATGGAGTGGTTGCTTATATCAACAAACACGCGGGAGAATACGTAAATCCCGGAGCGGTCAATAGCCCGGACCAAGCGATCATGGTTTTGGTAAACATAAGCAAGGTTTACGCAAAATTCAACGTTCGGGAAAACGATATGATCTCGATTCATAAAAACATGCCGATCGAATTTACAGCGGACGTATATCCCGATAAGAAATTTTCAGGTAAGATCGGAATCATCAACCCGATCGTGGATCCGAAAACGCATACCATGGAGATCAAAGCGCTCATCAAAAACGAAGGCAAACTTTTAACCCCGGGTATGTTTGTTCGCGGAAATATATTTACCGAAGAATCCAAATTTCTGTTGTTAATTCCCACCGAAGCCCTGCTTGCCAAAGAAAACGAAAGCGCTTGGATTTTCACACTCAACAACGGCTTAGCATTGCGATCCAAAGT
- a CDS encoding tetratricopeptide repeat protein: MKNKSSYSLSLLIIFSLTIHACGQAAEKLESLHKDAAAAYIRKDLNGALSLYNQILEIEPNSIPTLIMIGKIHYYKKEFDLALKTFSEAESKDSCNAIPQFWLAKIESTKTENRHEAKERLVSIIANSPSRWEAQYALGTILEAEGKIEDALSLYNEAAAESSKLALVYLKLGKIFKKANRDKMAQQYFDRARLLSDESPGSNRLIEAEIGKDKR; the protein is encoded by the coding sequence ATGAAAAATAAATCTTCTTATAGCTTATCATTACTGATCATTTTCTCTTTAACGATTCATGCCTGCGGCCAAGCGGCTGAAAAATTAGAATCACTACATAAAGATGCGGCTGCTGCATATATACGAAAGGATTTAAACGGAGCTCTTTCTTTATACAATCAGATCTTGGAAATCGAACCGAATTCCATTCCTACCTTGATCATGATCGGAAAAATACACTATTACAAAAAGGAATTTGATCTCGCTTTAAAAACGTTTAGCGAAGCGGAATCCAAGGATAGTTGTAACGCGATCCCGCAGTTTTGGTTAGCGAAAATAGAAAGCACAAAGACGGAAAATCGACACGAGGCAAAAGAAAGATTGGTGTCGATCATCGCCAATAGCCCGAGTCGCTGGGAGGCCCAGTATGCTTTAGGAACGATTTTAGAAGCAGAGGGGAAAATTGAAGACGCGTTGTCTCTTTACAATGAAGCCGCCGCAGAGTCTTCCAAACTGGCTCTTGTCTATCTAAAATTGGGAAAAATATTCAAAAAAGCGAATAGAGATAAGATGGCGCAGCAATACTTCGATCGTGCAAGGTTGCTATCGGATGAAAGTCCGGGTTCGAATCGGCTGATTGAAGCTGAAATCGGAAAGGACAAAAGATAA
- a CDS encoding lipoprotein produces the protein MKRITNGFIIACVFINTISCGTILKLFRSSGSYQVSVMQTEGTSSLAIGKIASRDARFAPYLIDNFKDMLQLQLIDEGYTLKEIPNRKNLKPSVGASGERQEPKNPLPENTEPPKQSSDDNTLNLRELLPENLRNVLDKGAVVGFSDVSKEGKEDDFLSSEEVKILSEKYNLNYFVQGAVGNNDSGTLLEEDSNSLVFLKIYDSNGTLKGGIAYTVNGRSLTEATLLRDVCKQISNKMAGIVGKK, from the coding sequence ATGAAAAGAATCACGAATGGATTCATCATCGCATGTGTTTTTATCAACACAATATCCTGTGGAACAATTTTAAAATTGTTCCGTTCTTCAGGAAGTTACCAGGTCTCCGTTATGCAAACGGAAGGCACCTCGTCCTTGGCGATTGGAAAGATAGCGAGCAGAGATGCGAGGTTTGCGCCGTATCTCATCGATAACTTTAAAGACATGCTGCAACTGCAGTTGATCGACGAAGGATACACTTTAAAGGAAATTCCGAATAGAAAAAACTTAAAACCGTCGGTTGGCGCCTCCGGCGAAAGACAAGAACCGAAAAACCCGTTACCGGAAAATACAGAACCTCCTAAACAAAGTAGCGATGACAATACTCTGAATCTGAGAGAACTGCTTCCTGAAAATTTAAGAAACGTATTGGATAAAGGAGCGGTTGTCGGGTTCTCGGATGTATCCAAGGAAGGCAAAGAGGATGATTTCCTATCAAGCGAGGAAGTAAAGATACTATCTGAAAAATACAATCTGAATTATTTCGTGCAAGGCGCGGTCGGTAATAACGATTCGGGAACTCTTTTGGAAGAGGATTCCAATTCGTTGGTCTTTCTAAAGATATACGATTCAAACGGAACTCTAAAAGGTGGAATCGCCTATACCGTTAACGGAAGAAGTCTTACCGAAGCGACTCTTTTGAGAGACGTATGCAAACAAATTTCGAATAAAATGGCCGGGATCGTAGGCAAAAAATAA
- a CDS encoding Ig-like domain-containing protein translates to MKKIDIKKAILRSFASLLFFLLFASCSKYENKFKNWIPLDNNPAAPKVIYSIPAPGQTGVAKDQKIILTFNKPIDVQSCIGAFAMQPGLTGLFDINGNVLTFTPSQRWQGGITYVANLSNRCEDEEGRDLEKPYSINFSVSTDVIQPDVISVRGKKNATGCLPASPFMDIVNFQSNFYSNTDVCVNSPIVVTFTKPMNRGSVESNFLTIPQLVGAYVWSNNNTVLTYTPSTSFTTGLTYVLTISRTAMDTSENPLLQTVTASFTVGSEVAKPFVIMQDGFIQDATGCSPGTLASLLFPGGLMNSTGLCTGIVPGFQNSPIFIDFSEAMNLSTTDSGINISPSINGIKSWVTSPNPTCGTTGPCGTTSRLVFTPVAPWQHSVTYTVTVSGNVTDVAGNLLGQNYSFSFTVGQDFQIPRVILQDAFTNIGAGCTPGSLASILDPVNGIRDKTGACSGASAPSLNTPIFIHFSESVIRSSVENSINISPNILGTKSWLTSGNALCGSTGPCGNSSLFVFTPSQDWQNTTYTVSLPSSVMDLDGNTLGTPHSFSFTFGIDLLPPKMDFTTGPLLGDLAPGCGFAGLTQIPNLMTDVCNLASGTRLRLRFNEPMDQTATTNAFSLSPSVSGIISWPTPVDLLFTPSQDLNLFAQYRVSISTAAKDLAGNNLVSEFMSFFTTGNGGGPINNTPPSILNVLSDISTGPGGCDGGMDDSLSASFVTNVCTDNVGTGQGASFEIIFSKNMDQNATSQAFSISPSVSGMISWVSPTTMRFISTQSLNPNTQYIINIGQNAGDTGGIKIQNPHILYFLSSPVGGFPAVNSIDVFAGTLANCQAGAGTANNILAATVNNGCIGNPAVNPIVITFSEPMNSSTLRNGFSISPTVTGQFTFPTANQMVFTPDLAFQYGRRHNISLPTSITNTSGRGLRNQVNATFVVGALDSTQPTVTGIDFEVDEDGDGCGATPNDILNLQNGTFTADVCVGVPITIHFSETMDQNLTQNALSLSPSGNFAISFVGNDMILTPVIPLNNRQNYTLNISTSAKDIAGNNLQNPFSLTFKTENNSPQVIAIGLQNQANCSSFALTSGCWWQMGAPILPASTYSFAPGLQACPTDSTSDNIVIVFNQPMNPISTANAVNISAVSQLPSSASSIFRGNWTWSDSDRVLTVSMTDRTPGCGFDILFNTGIAVANFPFYLIQIDQSATNPAGTVLSSPFNFFFESN, encoded by the coding sequence ATGAAAAAAATCGATATTAAAAAAGCCATCCTTCGTTCTTTCGCTTCTCTCTTGTTTTTTTTGTTATTTGCGTCCTGTAGCAAATATGAAAATAAATTTAAAAATTGGATCCCTCTGGATAACAATCCGGCCGCTCCTAAAGTAATCTATTCGATTCCGGCGCCGGGTCAAACGGGCGTAGCAAAAGATCAAAAAATCATTCTTACATTCAATAAGCCGATCGACGTGCAAAGTTGTATCGGTGCGTTCGCAATGCAACCCGGTCTGACGGGACTCTTTGACATCAACGGAAATGTCCTGACGTTTACTCCGTCTCAAAGATGGCAGGGTGGAATCACATACGTCGCCAACTTATCCAATCGTTGTGAGGACGAAGAAGGAAGAGATTTAGAAAAACCTTATAGTATTAATTTTTCCGTGAGCACGGATGTGATTCAACCGGACGTAATTTCGGTTCGAGGTAAAAAAAACGCCACGGGATGTTTACCCGCAAGTCCTTTCATGGATATAGTCAACTTTCAAAGTAACTTCTACAGCAACACGGATGTTTGTGTCAATAGTCCGATCGTAGTCACCTTTACAAAACCGATGAATCGTGGTTCCGTGGAATCCAACTTCTTAACCATTCCCCAGTTAGTAGGAGCTTATGTTTGGAGTAACAATAACACGGTATTGACTTATACTCCGAGCACCTCCTTTACCACAGGCTTAACGTATGTGCTTACGATTTCAAGAACCGCCATGGATACTTCGGAAAATCCGTTGCTTCAAACCGTAACCGCGAGCTTTACCGTCGGTTCGGAGGTGGCAAAACCGTTCGTAATCATGCAGGATGGTTTTATTCAGGACGCAACGGGTTGTTCTCCGGGAACCCTTGCCTCTCTCCTCTTTCCGGGAGGTTTGATGAATTCAACGGGACTCTGTACCGGAATCGTTCCGGGATTTCAAAATTCTCCGATCTTTATCGATTTCTCGGAAGCGATGAACTTATCCACAACCGATTCCGGAATCAATATCTCCCCGAGTATCAACGGAATCAAAAGTTGGGTCACAAGTCCGAATCCGACCTGCGGAACGACAGGGCCTTGTGGAACAACGAGTAGATTGGTATTCACACCCGTAGCCCCCTGGCAACATTCCGTTACCTACACCGTGACGGTTTCTGGAAACGTAACCGACGTAGCGGGAAATTTATTGGGTCAGAATTATTCGTTTTCGTTTACGGTCGGTCAGGATTTTCAAATACCGAGAGTGATTCTACAGGATGCTTTTACGAATATAGGCGCGGGCTGCACTCCCGGATCCCTGGCTTCGATTTTAGATCCTGTCAATGGAATCAGGGACAAAACGGGAGCGTGTTCCGGAGCCTCCGCACCTTCTTTAAACACTCCGATTTTTATTCACTTCAGCGAATCCGTAATTCGGTCAAGCGTTGAAAATTCGATTAACATTTCTCCGAATATTCTCGGAACAAAATCATGGCTGACCAGCGGAAACGCGTTATGCGGTTCCACAGGACCTTGCGGAAATTCCAGTCTATTTGTTTTTACCCCGAGTCAAGACTGGCAAAATACGACCTACACCGTCAGTCTTCCGAGTTCCGTTATGGATTTGGACGGCAACACGTTAGGCACACCGCATTCCTTTTCTTTTACATTCGGAATCGATTTACTTCCGCCAAAGATGGATTTTACTACGGGTCCCTTGCTTGGAGACTTAGCTCCGGGATGCGGCTTTGCGGGTTTAACACAAATTCCGAATTTGATGACGGATGTTTGTAATCTTGCTTCCGGTACCAGATTAAGATTACGATTCAACGAGCCTATGGATCAGACCGCGACTACAAATGCGTTTTCTCTGTCACCTTCCGTAAGTGGAATCATATCTTGGCCGACTCCCGTTGATTTGCTTTTTACTCCGTCTCAGGATTTGAATCTATTCGCACAATACAGAGTATCCATCTCGACCGCAGCAAAGGATTTAGCCGGAAACAATTTAGTGTCCGAGTTTATGAGTTTTTTCACAACGGGCAACGGTGGTGGACCGATTAACAACACACCTCCGAGCATACTCAACGTTTTGTCCGATATTTCAACGGGTCCCGGCGGTTGCGACGGCGGTATGGATGATTCCCTATCCGCTTCTTTCGTAACCAACGTATGCACGGATAACGTAGGGACGGGACAAGGTGCGTCCTTTGAAATCATATTCAGCAAAAATATGGATCAAAACGCTACGTCCCAGGCTTTCTCGATCAGTCCGAGCGTATCCGGAATGATTTCCTGGGTTTCTCCGACTACGATGAGATTTATCTCCACACAATCTTTAAACCCAAACACTCAGTATATCATCAACATCGGTCAGAATGCAGGCGATACGGGGGGAATCAAAATTCAGAATCCGCATATATTGTATTTTCTTTCTTCTCCGGTTGGAGGTTTTCCCGCGGTCAATTCCATCGATGTCTTTGCGGGAACTCTTGCGAACTGCCAGGCTGGAGCGGGAACCGCAAATAACATCCTAGCCGCAACCGTAAACAACGGATGTATCGGTAATCCTGCGGTAAACCCGATTGTGATCACATTCTCCGAGCCGATGAATTCCTCGACTCTACGAAACGGTTTTTCCATCTCTCCGACAGTAACCGGACAATTTACATTTCCTACGGCCAATCAGATGGTTTTTACGCCCGACTTAGCGTTTCAATACGGTAGGCGACACAACATTTCTTTACCGACCTCCATTACGAACACATCCGGTAGAGGTTTACGAAATCAAGTCAATGCTACCTTTGTGGTCGGTGCCTTGGATTCTACACAACCTACGGTAACCGGAATTGACTTCGAAGTCGACGAAGACGGAGACGGGTGCGGGGCGACCCCCAACGATATCCTCAATTTACAAAACGGAACATTCACCGCGGATGTTTGTGTCGGAGTTCCGATTACGATTCACTTCAGCGAAACCATGGATCAAAACCTGACTCAGAACGCACTCTCTCTATCTCCGTCGGGCAATTTTGCGATCTCATTTGTCGGAAACGATATGATCTTAACACCGGTAATCCCGTTAAATAACAGACAAAATTATACTTTAAATATATCCACCTCGGCAAAGGATATCGCGGGAAATAATCTCCAAAATCCATTTTCGCTTACTTTCAAAACCGAAAACAATTCACCGCAAGTGATCGCAATCGGTCTGCAAAATCAGGCAAACTGCTCCAGCTTTGCGCTCACAAGCGGTTGTTGGTGGCAGATGGGCGCACCGATTCTTCCCGCTTCCACTTATAGTTTTGCTCCGGGACTACAGGCGTGTCCTACTGATTCCACTTCGGATAACATCGTGATCGTTTTTAATCAACCGATGAATCCGATCAGCACTGCAAATGCGGTCAACATATCGGCCGTTTCGCAACTCCCAAGCTCTGCGTCTTCGATTTTTCGAGGCAACTGGACTTGGTCCGATAGCGATCGAGTGCTGACTGTATCGATGACGGATCGAACTCCGGGTTGTGGTTTCGATATTCTTTTTAATACTGGAATTGCAGTGGCAAATTTTCCATTCTATTTGATACAGATTGATCAATCGGCAACCAATCCCGCCGGAACTGTGTTATCGTCTCCGTTTAACTTTTTCTTTGAGAGTAATTAA
- a CDS encoding TolC family protein has translation MLLSIKNKNSAVRELIAERWRDLLPTLGVNITRQKYIIQDSNDYIYNAILLNVDQIIYDGGKKKLDLDIARLEEVLTREDFKITSAKVKLEVQRNFINTLVALAKVALNKKSVERGKEQLRLAKLESKLGFTTQIQVLSVASRLQEIEFALVKSINEYLKAKNDLKLAMSLDYVSDLAVEGNLLTDFYIQNPDFKKDALIQNAQNERSEILKVKINNKKLAKERELAENAWIPQISIGGSYGRTGVNYPLQNDTWNMNLKVTFPLGGSTNTTTENLGMRYNNQASTGFAGTVNPNFNAATTNNLQILDSMSYSRKVMESKIRLGDSLAEKKRLEQTIAIEVEKAGDSVHESYDLIKIGSGMVYFRYESMRLMSTKIQVGEAKRADILFAETELVGAQEKLIDAIGKYCTSVYELEWVSGMQPDSLNLFQFKPSQGNTILPLILQNRPIPKAKVDTNFKIKDIEEYFNQKDIESDLDSSTLDQFDSGNKK, from the coding sequence ATGCTTTTATCTATAAAAAATAAAAATTCAGCCGTAAGGGAGCTCATTGCGGAAAGATGGAGAGATTTACTCCCCACATTAGGAGTCAACATAACCAGACAAAAATACATCATACAAGATTCGAACGATTATATCTACAATGCGATTCTCTTAAATGTGGATCAGATCATCTACGACGGCGGAAAGAAAAAATTGGATTTGGATATAGCCAGACTGGAAGAAGTTTTAACTCGTGAGGATTTTAAAATCACATCCGCCAAAGTAAAATTGGAAGTTCAGAGAAATTTTATAAACACTCTTGTGGCGTTGGCAAAAGTCGCTCTCAATAAAAAATCCGTCGAAAGAGGAAAAGAACAACTTCGTTTGGCAAAATTGGAATCGAAACTCGGTTTTACCACACAAATCCAAGTATTGAGCGTAGCTTCCCGCTTACAGGAAATCGAATTTGCACTCGTAAAATCGATCAACGAATACCTAAAAGCAAAAAACGATTTAAAATTAGCCATGAGTCTCGATTACGTCTCCGATCTTGCGGTCGAAGGAAATCTATTGACCGATTTCTATATTCAAAATCCTGATTTTAAAAAAGATGCATTGATTCAAAACGCCCAGAACGAAAGATCCGAAATTCTCAAAGTCAAAATCAACAATAAAAAACTCGCAAAAGAAAGAGAATTGGCGGAGAACGCATGGATTCCACAGATATCGATCGGAGGTTCCTATGGAAGAACCGGAGTCAACTATCCTCTGCAAAACGATACATGGAATATGAATCTCAAAGTAACGTTTCCTTTAGGCGGATCCACAAACACAACAACGGAAAATTTAGGAATGCGTTATAACAATCAGGCGAGTACCGGTTTTGCCGGAACCGTAAATCCTAACTTTAACGCTGCAACTACAAATAACCTGCAAATTCTCGATAGTATGAGTTATTCCAGAAAGGTAATGGAAAGTAAGATTCGATTGGGCGATTCTTTGGCGGAAAAAAAACGGCTCGAACAAACGATCGCGATCGAAGTGGAAAAAGCGGGCGATTCCGTGCACGAATCTTACGACCTGATCAAAATCGGAAGCGGAATGGTATATTTTCGTTATGAAAGCATGAGGCTAATGTCCACAAAGATACAAGTGGGAGAAGCCAAAAGAGCGGACATTCTTTTTGCGGAAACCGAATTGGTGGGAGCTCAGGAAAAGTTAATCGATGCGATCGGAAAATACTGCACTTCGGTTTACGAACTGGAATGGGTTTCCGGTATGCAACCCGATTCTCTCAATCTTTTTCAATTCAAACCGAGTCAAGGAAATACGATCCTTCCCTTGATTTTACAAAACCGCCCGATTCCAAAAGCAAAAGTTGATACGAATTTTAAGATCAAAGACATAGAAGAATATTTTAATCAAAAGGACATAGAATCGGATTTAGACTCTAGCACATTGGATCAATTCGATTCTGGTAATAAAAAATAA
- a CDS encoding DUF1564 domain-containing protein produces the protein MGKIYLHTEQKIQSALVESGTRVETILFPESYFNALTLEQRKALPKRILPLLKRYQKLMLSQRRINSKAGKTLYQKPQGMVRVNMRINTGAWAILGAISAAHGVSRCFMVNYLLWLDDSEVGDSIEQTLNVGCPTFHNIYSYIWHLDLTKNSITRRIEFNPNPLRTTIEHSIY, from the coding sequence ATGGGAAAGATTTATTTACATACGGAGCAAAAGATTCAATCGGCTTTGGTCGAATCCGGAACCAGGGTCGAGACCATTCTGTTTCCGGAATCGTATTTCAACGCATTGACCTTGGAACAAAGAAAAGCGCTTCCGAAACGAATTCTACCTTTGTTGAAACGATATCAGAAATTGATGTTGTCCCAAAGGAGAATCAATTCCAAGGCCGGAAAAACCTTGTATCAAAAACCGCAGGGAATGGTCCGGGTCAATATGAGAATCAATACCGGTGCTTGGGCGATTCTCGGTGCAATTTCGGCTGCTCACGGTGTTTCCCGTTGTTTTATGGTGAATTATCTGTTGTGGCTGGACGATTCCGAAGTCGGGGATTCTATCGAGCAAACCTTGAATGTGGGATGTCCAACCTTCCACAATATTTACAGTTATATCTGGCACCTCGATCTCACCAAAAACAGCATCACTCGAAGGATCGAGTTTAATCCAAACCCGCTTCGGACGACGATAGAGCATTCTATCTACTAA
- a CDS encoding phosphate uptake regulator PhoU, producing MSSKFDFLRKNLYSMAELCLEQVLLLDDALEQDNSELARKLIDRDDLIDNLEKQNDNLSQNAILEAVANRNSMGMDQVDGEVVLKRDPLRFALSAIRITRNLERMGDQIVNCAKCFRRGLIPQRFFCDEEILNKLLSRVITIVGMAVESLVEEKNRFYGSVHSVEEEINNLCQSAFLKFVMDPRLDKNQFADVYRLILCLERTGDYAVNIAEELVRLNTGMDIRHVSDPVQAIAKTG from the coding sequence ATGTCCTCCAAGTTTGACTTTCTCCGCAAAAATCTCTACAGTATGGCCGAGCTTTGCCTCGAACAGGTCTTATTACTTGACGATGCCTTGGAACAGGATAACAGCGAACTTGCAAGAAAGCTAATTGATCGAGATGATCTCATCGACAATCTCGAAAAACAAAACGATAATCTTTCTCAAAACGCGATCTTGGAAGCAGTTGCAAACCGAAACTCGATGGGAATGGATCAGGTCGACGGAGAAGTCGTCCTAAAACGGGATCCTCTCCGTTTCGCCCTCTCCGCGATTCGGATCACAAGAAACTTGGAAAGAATGGGAGATCAAATCGTCAACTGCGCAAAATGTTTTCGCAGAGGTTTGATACCTCAGAGATTTTTTTGCGACGAGGAAATCCTAAATAAACTTTTATCAAGGGTCATCACGATCGTCGGTATGGCTGTGGAATCCTTGGTCGAAGAGAAAAATCGTTTTTACGGAAGCGTTCATTCTGTGGAAGAAGAGATCAACAACCTCTGTCAGTCGGCGTTCCTGAAATTCGTAATGGATCCCAGACTGGATAAAAATCAATTCGCGGATGTGTATCGTCTCATTCTTTGTTTGGAAAGGACTGGAGATTACGCGGTTAATATCGCTGAAGAATTGGTTCGTTTGAATACGGGAATGGACATCAGACACGTATCCGATCCGGTCCAAGCGATCGCAAAAACGGGTTGA
- a CDS encoding PRC-barrel domain-containing protein yields MQNEDSKITSDDILGKEAIDPEGQILGVVVKLHIDRMEKRITGVTIDQGFMKPDLFIGIDYVRTFGVDAIILNTIPFEKYKGLKVLNSDGSEEGTVEEVTVKNGKLESLMVKTSLNPLSKERKKIPISKIQEIGDKILLKRKTS; encoded by the coding sequence ATGCAAAACGAAGATAGCAAAATCACCTCGGACGACATCCTGGGCAAGGAGGCAATCGATCCGGAAGGTCAGATTTTAGGAGTGGTCGTAAAACTGCATATCGATCGGATGGAAAAAAGAATTACGGGAGTCACGATCGACCAAGGTTTTATGAAGCCGGATCTTTTCATCGGTATCGACTATGTTCGAACCTTTGGTGTGGACGCGATCATTCTCAATACGATTCCTTTTGAAAAATACAAAGGACTCAAGGTTCTGAACAGCGATGGATCCGAAGAAGGAACCGTGGAAGAAGTCACCGTCAAAAACGGAAAATTAGAATCCCTTATGGTCAAAACCTCTCTCAATCCTCTTTCCAAAGAAAGAAAAAAAATTCCAATTTCTAAGATCCAGGAAATCGGAGACAAGATTTTGCTCAAAAGAAAAACTTCTTGA
- a CDS encoding MAPEG family protein, translated as MNPAIIALLGFVLWTILLGLWVVSIRSFKVLKGEKKSNEFPGGIQHGSDFYWRLNRAHVNCIENLPLFATLVLIGSFAGVLDSTFALVCEVILVARILQTTAHLSSGSALAVNVRFTGFLIQYGSFLCLLWQILHKSGTV; from the coding sequence ATGAATCCGGCAATCATTGCGTTATTAGGTTTCGTTCTATGGACGATTTTACTGGGTCTTTGGGTAGTCAGCATTCGATCCTTTAAGGTATTAAAAGGCGAAAAAAAATCGAACGAATTTCCCGGGGGAATCCAACACGGAAGCGACTTCTATTGGAGACTCAATCGGGCTCACGTCAACTGTATCGAAAACCTTCCTTTGTTTGCAACCTTGGTTCTCATTGGATCGTTTGCGGGAGTATTGGATTCCACCTTTGCACTGGTATGCGAAGTCATTCTTGTTGCGAGAATCCTGCAAACCACGGCTCATCTTAGTTCCGGTTCTGCTCTTGCCGTTAACGTTCGCTTCACCGGATTCTTAATTCAATACGGAAGTTTTCTCTGTCTTCTCTGGCAAATTCTTCATAAATCCGGAACCGTCTAA